From a single Xiphophorus maculatus strain JP 163 A chromosome 5, X_maculatus-5.0-male, whole genome shotgun sequence genomic region:
- the dnal4 gene encoding dynein light chain 4, axonemal, producing the protein MAGTGEGKKEEADYKRLHSFPLIRHTDMPEEMRVETMELCVTACEKFATNNESAAKMIKESMDKKFGSSWHVVIGEGFGFEVTHEVKNLLYMFFGGSLAVCVWKCS; encoded by the exons ATGGCTGGGACTGGTGAGGGGAAGAAGGAAGAGGCCGACTACAAGAGACTGCACAGCTTCCCTCTCATCAGA CACACAGACATGCCAGAGGAAATGAGGGTTGAGACCATGGAGTTGTGTGTAACAGCCTGTGAAAAGTTTGCTACCAATAACGAA AGTGCGGCTAAGATGATAAAGGAGTCCATGGATAAGAAGTTTGGCAGCTCGTGGCACGTGGTGATTGGCGAGGGCTTCGGCTTCGAGGTCACACATGAAGTGAAGAACCTGCTCTACATGTTTTTCGGTGGGAGCCTGGCTGTCTGCGTGTGGAAGTGCTCTTAG
- the LOC102231105 gene encoding neuronal pentraxin receptor codes for MKFVVVLVGAGSLAFLGAVICIIASVYPRKRGVTAGDNGTMTSEALIQPLESGSVAHAGPLGALHGPGSYEVDNGLGGIDLEVPTLNELNLGKETAGGSAKQHSFSRLICTPLPVGECKTKDLRQKREQKQQQADEPPYGNGGDEDLRTTAENLRQMVLQQNDQILMDQRTIRELTGKLSECESGLEDERTTPARSVGVWSGNRRVMAGDDVSSTSAAQLQTARAVEELARAIMDLKDRIEKLEAEIGPGALNLTDSSVVGSSSSGSNGGGNTQTGDTGRTPSSSAGGSPSPAARGAPGSRGPASPHSHGSRPTSSKGSPGRGKSVWRVEDLEGELERKIKLLKKERQGMRKETQDQHEKIDKGIDSVNHRIMELEHTLTEPSFPDGFVLSFPMRTSYMHGLVRREITEMYAFTACVWLKPKEGGIGTPFSYSVPGQPNELVLLQGVHNPVELLINDKVAQLPLSLPQNEWQHICVSWTLRDGVWKAYQGGKMKGRGEGLAAWHPIKPGGVLILGQEQDTLGGRFDASQALVGELSQFNLWDRVLKPAEVAALADCSSSALGNIAPWTDQDIDVYNGATKESLDPCHAAQRSSPSGPKQ; via the exons GGGTCGGTGGCTCACGCCGGGCCGCTGGGAGCTCTGCACGGCCCGGGCTCTTACGAAGTGGACAACGGGCTGGGCGGCATCGACCTGGAGGTCCCCACGCTGAACGAGCTGAATCTGGGGAAGGAGACGGCAGGCGGGTCGGCGAAGCAGCACAGCTTCAGTCGGCTGATTTGTACTCCTCTGCCTGTTGGGGAGTGCAAGACCAAAGATCTGAGGCAGAAACgggagcagaagcagcagcaggcggATGAGCCTCCGTACGGGAACGGCGGAGACGAAGACCTCCGGACGACCGCGGAGAACCTCCGGCAGATGGTCTTACAGCAGAACGACCAAATCCTCATGGACCAGCGGACCATCCGAGAGCTGACGGGAAAGCTGAGCGAGTGTGAGAGTGGCCTGGAGGACGAGAGGACCACGCCGGCGCGGAGCGTCGGGGTGTGGAGCGGGAACCGCCGCGTGATGGCCGGGGACGACGTGAGCTCTACCTCGGCGGCGCAGCTGCAGACGGCCCGGGCGGTGGAGGAGCTGGCCAGGGCCATTATGGACCTGAAGGACCGGATCGAAAAACTAGAG GCGGAGATAGGTCCCGGAGCCCTGAACCTCACAGATTCATCGGTCGTAggtagcagcagcagcggtAGCAACGGCGGCGGCAACACCCAGACCGGGGACACTGGCAGGACTCCATCTTCGTCGGCCGGCGGTTCTCCGTCCCCAGCAGCGCGGGGTGCCCCGGGGAGCCGTGGTCCTGCTTCCCCGCACTCCCACGGCTCCCGGCCGACCTCTTCCAAAGGTTCCCCCGGCCGGGGCAAGAGCGTCTGGAGGGTGGAGGACCTCGAAGGGGAACTGGAGAGGAAGATAAAACTGCTGAAGAAGGAGCGCCAGGGCATGAGGAAGGAGACGCAAGATCAGCACGAGAAGATCGACAAGGGCATTGACTCCGTCAACCACCGCATCATGGAACTGGAGCACA CACTGACAGAGCCTTCGTTTCCCGACGGCTTcgtcctctccttccccatgcGGACCAGCTACATGCACGGCCTGGTGAGGAGAGAGATTACCGAGATGTACGCCTTCACTGCCTGTGTGTGGCTCAAGCCCAAAGAGGGGGGCATCGGGACCCCTTTCTCGTACTCTGTGCCCGGGCAGCCCAACGAGCTGGTCCTGCTGCAGGGAGTCCACAATCCTGTGGAGCTGCTCATAAATGACAAG GTGGCACAGCTTCCTCTGTCCCTACCCCAGAACGAGTGGCAGCACATCTGTGTCAGCTGGACCCTGCGAGACGGGGTGTGGAAGGCCTACCAGGGGGGCAAGATGAAGGGCAGAGGAGAGGGACTGGCTGCCTGGCATCCCATCAAGCCTGGAGGAGTCCTCATACTGGGACAGGAGCAG GACACGCTAGGCGGGCGTTTCGACGCGTCCCAGGCTCTGGTTGGGGAGCTGTCCCAGTTCAACCTGTGGGACCGGGTGCTGAAGCCCGCCGAAGTGGCCGCTCTCGCCGACTGCAGTTCCTCGGCGCTGGGCAACATCGCCCCCTGGACCGATCAGGACATAGACGTCTACAACGGCGCCACCAAGGAGTCTCTGGACCCGTGCCACGCCGCCCAGAGATCCAGCCCCTCTGGCCCCAAGCAGTGA